The DNA sequence AGTACGTGATGTTGAggagttattttattttttttgacaaaatgtatTCATTAAAACTCTCAAATACAACCTGATTGAGAAATAAAATGAGCTAAATAACTAGtcattttattttcagatcgcttaacaaatagaatataaatattcttgataataaaaatgattacaaaggTTTCCAGAGCAATCCAGTCGACACCAACAATCTTGAAAATAGtagcatcacaattgacctgCGCACATAAAAAACAGGTGATAGTCTCGTGTTTGTACCCGTCAGTTACGCCAACCGAAAAAGATTGATGCAAGAATCAAAAATCTCACCCAAAAGATGAAGAtcattgaaaattattgaaaggaaaaacaagaaaaataagagagaggaGATTAAGATCTCTTTATTTAGATCGGGTGTATGAAGGTATCGGCGGAAAGGGAAGTGACGGGTGAGAAGAAAAATGAGAGAAATAGAGGGTCGACTCTCATTAGGGTTTTAGTAGACTAAAAAATAGAATTGTTGAGGAGTTATTAATCTTTTTATCTTGATCATACAACATAATAATCATTTGTTtcgaaaatcattaaaaatttatattataagttctcatgattttattattttttgaaagtaCGTATAAAGATGAATACGTGGGAGATTTTAGATGTCACCACTAAAATCTTTTcaatctattttttaattttcttaaattattagaatttgaaacactaaaaaaatagaaaagtaTCATTTAAGATATCAGAAATATAATAGGTGTTCGAATTTATAAAGAAGAAGAGTtcaaaattataagaaatacatataattaaaagtTCTATTTGTTATTgatgttttaattgaaatattataggtGTCtgaatatacaaaaaataataatttaaatttaggaTGAATGTcctatttaactaattttaaagGCAGAGCACCCAAAACAACAACAAACAGAATTGATGCCCTAAATACCCAAGAGAACTCACGTCATCAATATGCGCTTACAATCATGGGTATGCGATTACGCATTTGGAAAATGCGCGTGTTGAAACTTAACTCCAACTAAACAAGTGAAACAACAATTTTACATGGATCTGTAGCACACGTATCAAGCAGATGCGTGAATAAATCGTATACACATATACTAAATGCGAGTACTGCTGCACATGACAGTTCTGGTTGTACCCCCATCAGGTGCTTTGCAAACTCGGTCTCTACGAGCCCCAACTCAACCTCATCAACGTCCAGCCTCTCGCCCATAACTTTTCTACCGTCGCCGCAAAGCCAACCTCATTGCCACAAATCAGTTCAACAACACAAGCCAAAACTTCAACAAACACACAGCCTCCACACCGACACCGCCAACAGCTCCACGACACCATTGCCAAACTATTCATCACAATACAcccacataaatatatacaaaccaTTCATAATCATAACCCAATTGATAAATATCTTCGATTTAATTACTCAAATCTAAAACCCCAGCCCCATTTTCCTCTATAACCCAATCCCTACATgtgttaaattaaatatttgctcTTGCGTAGATATATGAGCTTGATAGGGTAGATAATCAAAAAGGTGGGTTGATTATAATACAGTGTATATAGAAACATGAAGGAAGATGTATAGTTATTCATCAGATAAAAGCTGGATCTACTACACTCGTATGCGCATTTAAAATATGCGAGTATCAGTGGGTAAAAAGGGAGTCCTTCCGACTCTAGGTATTTGGGGCATGTGatactaaaattttagttatttaagTCATTTTCATTTTAGCTATTTAGGTCATTTTCTCTTAAATTTAAGGCAAGacctataattaaaaaaattatagggAATATAATTAGTAGTCGAATTTACGGAAAAAAAGAGTtaagtttataaaaaaaatacatataattacacgTTCTATTCGTAGTATGATAGGtcatgggttcgactctggctcaccccggagaatatcttagaacagatactcactttgttaggctataagccatactagtcaaaaaaaaaaaaaaaagtttttatcaGAAGTAAAAAGGGTGTACGAATTTATTAAGTAGAACTAGaagatttcaaaattataagaaatataATTCATAGAGGAAAATAGcttgaatttattaaattgatttgtaattaaattaaattaaaaattatttgaactcTTCTGCCTATTCAAGACCTATCATATTTCTAATATgttaaatgatactccctccgtcccatttaattctatacactttccttttttggatgtcccactcaattctatactccttccgtccccttttacatgtccattttgcttttcgaggagtcaaattgaccaattttgactaaacattacaaattatctatacattatttttgaaatctaaaagttaaatattaaaatagataaaatacactATCGATGATatactaatttttattatttttcttaattatctaatacatgtaaattttagtcaaaatatagtcaatttgactggtcaaaagtgaAAATGagcatgtaaaaagggacggagggagtacatttcaaaactttcccaaaatagtcaagttttataatataaaaatctcactcacccactactttcaactacttttcctaaactatcaattatatattgatggatCCCATTacttttacccacttttctttctctttcttcctactttatattattttatacatttttttagtgTTCGTGCCCAATCCATATGTAtcgagggacggagggaatatttCTTTTGACTTTAGTCCCAGCTAAGAGCGGTTTGAAACATGTTTTGGTGCATGATCGTACTAACTATTACAATTTGACATtgaagttataaattttattttatcgtaggttttggtttttattagtaaaaaaataataataaaagtatttATAATACTCTCTcggtccccctcaattgtttaaatTAGAGGGGGACAaggagaccaagacaatatataaaaaatgagtaaagttagatgaaagttgggtaaagtggtgggacctatcaatatttaataatagatttgagattgtggaggaaagtagtgggtgtaatagtagtttttattgttaaatatgagatagtaggggaagatagtgggtgtaatgatgagaaaattttactatttatagtaacgtaaagaaatgagaaggacatcccaaaatggtaaccgtaaagaaatgaaaggGCAGAGGGAATATATGTTAAAGTTGAAGTTTCTGATTATAACGAGAGACCATTTAATAAGAAGGATCATGTTTAAAGAAAGGACGGTTCATTAGTGAAGATTACAggcttatactccctctgtcccaatgaattgtatacagtttcctttttgggacgtcccaccaattgtatatatatcaaaagtagtaacttttataatataaaataacattacaccaactactttcttccactatctccattttataataatataaacattatcacacccactactttcctccactatctccattctataataatataaacactattacacccactactttcctccactatctcaaatctattattaaatataaatgggtcccaccactatactcattttttatctaactttactcattttttacactttttcttggtctccgtgtcccagccatttgtatacaaatgactgggacggagggagtaactcaaTAGTAAGGATCGTGAACCGGAACCGAGGACGTAGTTTATTAGTAAGGACCGTGTTAATtgtcaaaaattaatattaacgatctaataacataattatatattgaatttttttataaaaaaattataagtccgccgcgaagcgcggttGTGTGGACTAGTTATTAAACTTAAAAAACCAACTTTAAATAGGATTAAGATTTGGTTTAATCAGATTAAGTATAGAATTACAGTTTGGGGGGTTAATTAGATTAAGTATAGGATTAGAATGTGAGGGTTAGTAATTCAGTTCTATATATAGTCATTCGTTTGATGAACTTTAGCAACACCTTTTGTACATTCAGATTTTTAAAGTATCATGGCTAAGAAATTGAAACTAGAGCATGACCAAAGTAAGGGTTACGACTATTTTCAAAATCTTACGGACGACCTCATGATATCTATATTCACAAAACTGATGAATAGCAGCAGTAGCAGCGACAAGAATCATGGCTCTCATGTTGGCCCAAAAGTATTAGGTAGGTGCACAACTGTCTGTAAGCGATTCAATGCCCTTGCTTGTCCTGTCATTGGCAAAACCTGTTTTGAAAAACTCCCTGACCAGCTTGTGATGTGTATATTCACAAAACTGAGCAGTAACGACGACGAAAAATATGACTCTCTTGGTGATTTAAAAGCATTAGGTCGGTGCTCGAGTATCTCCAAGCGTTTCAATTCCCTTGTCTCTGATCTCGTTCCATCACTTTCCATTAACCATCCCTCCATCTATATGTTGTACAAGTACTGCCCCTTGATCCTCAACAAATTCAAGCACATTCGTGCGCTCCAAATAACTCACTGGTCTAGAACTGCAGCAGTAATGAGAGATCAAAACAAGTCTATCCCTCTGATCGTCTGGGAGGCCTCTTATAGGCCTCATTCTTATTTTCTCGCTGTTGTTTCCTACAAAAATATCTTCTCTTACGCTTTTAAAGATCCAAAATCTTTCATGCTTCCCGATTCTACTCCCAAGGATGATGAATACCATGAATCAATTTGGAGTGATATCGAGGACATGTTTTGTCTTCATCACATGCTGGTCTCCTCAATCAAGGACCACACATTTCTTCAAAGGGTTGTGGTTACTGACTTTAATCGACGGGGTACTTTAACTCTTGAGGAGGACATGCTGGCTGAGCTCCGAAACTGTTCCCCCAGAAACCAGCTTGAACATGTCCTCGTGAGTGATAGGTCTGGTTCTGCCATTAATCTGGATGTCCCTGGCCCGAATAAATTTTTGGGGCTTATGTTGAACGACGTCTGCTTTAGCATCCTAGAATGGTGGGAAAATCCTATGCACGATCATGATCCTATCCCCAAGGATGAAGATGTTTCGGGTATTCCAGCTCACCTGCAAAAAGGCTGGCTAGTGCAACTCCTACGAATTCTATTGAAAGACCCAGCTATGGTGGAGGTGAACGATAGCACAGATATTCTTCAACTTTTTGGGGGTTTAAAGTCCGATGGCTACCTAAtttaaaaggattattattCTCCTTGGGAAAATGTATTTGTGCCGCTCTGTGGCCTTCAAATAATGTTTGAATCTTGTGTTTCCGTATTTCCTTTACTAGCCTGGAGAAATGTCACAAGTAttttggaacggagggagtacgtcatttttatttttatttattgaagATATAAGATTAACAAGTGCCTTGCTTTTTTACAAGCAAAATTATACCCCATTCttgatttataagttttttttttttttgtgtgtcgGGCAAGTTCCTTGACTTCTGTTTAAACTATTTTGGGTCTTCCTTTGGCCATAGCTGGCCATGAGTGTGATCATGCTTCCGTTCTTTGAAGTTCATTGATCTGGTTATAAACCAACCAACCAGACTATCAACCATGAAAAAACTGAATCACTTTCAACATATATAAACAACAGAAGATGAATACAAGACCTAAGAACAGACATTTTTAAGATCCCGGCTAACATAGCTTTTATCACGAGTTAAAGATGAATGGTGCCAGCTTTTCTTTGGTACTCTAATCAACAGAagttacagaactgcaattaaGTAGAATAGCAGAAATACATCAGGATATGTTTTGTGAAGCTGTCTGTATCTAAATTATCTTTCCCATGAAAGTCTTCAACCTGATCTTGTAGAAATTATTTGCTTTCAATCACTAAAATGTTGCACTGGTCTACTTACCTTTAATTTATAAATGCAAACTCATAACAGAGATCTGAAACTTGTAATTTCGCTATAAAAAATTTCCAAAAAAGTTATCAAGCAAGTTCATAAAGGCAAATGTGTGTACCATAAAAGGTTATGTTCATAAAATGTAATCACTGTGTAATGTTTATTCATATGTTCAGTAACTTTTGGCTGTTACAAGAGAAAATTGAAGTACAAAAGTTAAATATTCAaacttatataaaaaagaaaagaattcatGTCAGATTCCAAAAGAACATACCAGGTTGACAACATCTAAAATTTTTAAAGGAGTATTAGGTAGGCTGGAAGAATAAAACTAACACTTTGACAAAAATTACCTCGACAAAAAAAACCcccaacaaatactccctcagtcccgtGGGATTGTTaacgtacactgtttgcacgcattttgaggctcttataaaatatagcaatataatattttttaaatttattttttttctgaataaaaggttagacatcaaacttttattcagaattttttttataaaaaaaaccatcatggaactatattttattgagaccttaaaaagcgtgccaaaaagtgatgttaacaatccaatggagcggagggagtactatatagTAGAGACCTTCCCTTTGTGTGTTGAATGTGGCAAgtaaatataaaacttaaaaatcaaaaacattttAGCAGGTATGAGAACTCCTTATTTCCTAGTTCTTTAGTCATTGCTCCGAACGCctacaattatataatatttcagaTACTATacgaatatataaatatatacacatttgACAACAGGCTATAACAatatttcattttgatttgaaaaaattaaatgcCAGATCTCTCACATAATTACCACATTTACTGCTTCCTGGAGGAGTCAGAAGACTTTCTACCTCCAATGACCAGCGTTCCTTCTGGTTCTAACTTGCTAAATATAACTGAGAAAACAAGAGCACATCTCAGGCGCAAAATCGGCATAGTAAAGTAGTAAACTTTCTCTACGTGAAGCCAGTGAACTTGCCTAAAAATCAATACATCAAAGCGAACAGAAGTTCTGTCAAAGATTTATCGAAGGTTGAGTGCactattatttttctcaagtaATTGTAAGTGTGTAATCAACGAAACATACTACATCTGTCGATAAAAAGACATccaaatgtttttttttggatGTTTATAAACAATTCCCTCATTCTAATGAAATCAAGCAACCATCCACATGACGAAAGTACACAAGGGAGTGAGTGATACTATAGAACAGACGTAGGTCCTGGCAAAAACTGATTTCTACTAGAATAATTTAATTAGCTAAAGTTGCAGACAAGAAATGGTAATATAACAGagatactatatataattagcATATGCAAGCCAACTATCAACCGCTTATATAAAGATCACGCATGGAATTTGTTTAATTGTATTGGTCCGACATGAGAACCTTTTTTAAATACAAACTTACTTCTCTGTGACATATCAATACCACTTAATCTTGTAATTAGGAGTAAAAAATAGGTTTCATTAGCCGGAATATCATTTACCACGGATGCAACTACTTCCCGATATTTAATCTATACAGGAATGTAATAATTTAAGATCTCCAACACTCAAAGCCAACTACTTATCTCAATCAAATGCCGATCAAAGAGAGTTTTTGCTCTGAAATTTGGAGCAAAATTTTCAACCAGGGAAGTCAAGTTATATCTTAACCAGAACTGAATTTGTGAATGGAAgtaaaattattaacaaatatatctgACTAGATTACAAGGACAAATGATTCATAGATTCAGATATACAATCATATAGACAAAAATACCTCTCACTTGCAATTCCTGTCCAACTACACCTCTCACTTGCAATTCCAGATTATCCCCTCCCAATACACATGCCTACTATGTTTACAAACACATGCTGATTACACCTCTTTCCTCAACTTTGTAAACCGGCAGCGTCTCAGCCGCTACTAAATCAAACCTACCTCACACACGAACAGATAAAACAGCATGAGTAACTCATCAGCAGTCTTTATGAAATTATTGCTGCTCTGCACCACAACCACCACcatcagcatcagcatcagcacCACAACCACCACCATCAGCACCAGGACCATAGCTCTTATGACCTTCAAAATCATGACTTGCACCAACACTCAATGTACGACTACCACCAGCATAGCAGTCTCTAGGAAGCCCTCTTTCAACTCCCACTTGctacaaaaaaatcaaataataacaataaaataattacaagaTGAGCCCAACAACGTGAAAAGATGcaagaaaagataaaaaagaaCACCAAATTCTGGatagaagtaaaaaaaaaaaaaaaaaaaaaaaacactacataaaatttataaaactaaaactcACTTCGCTCAATGTACGACTACCACCAGCATAGGAGTCTCTGGGAAGCGCTCTTTTAACTCCCACTTgctacaaaaaaattatataataacataaaataaatacaagatGAGCCTAACAACATGAAAAGATGCAAGAAAAGATGCAGAACGAACACCAAATTCTGGATAGAAGTGAaaagagaaaaacaaaaaaaacactgcataaaatttataaacctAAAACTCACTTTGCTCAATGTACGACTACCACCAGCATAGGAGCCTCTGGGAAGCGCTGTTTTAACTCCCACTTGCTACAGAAAATCAAATGATAACCATAAAATATTACAAGATGAGCCTAACAACGCGAAAAGATGCAAGAAAATATGCAAAAAGAACACCAAATTCTGGATAGaagtaaaaaaaagaaaaactataaaaacactacataaaatttataaaacaaaaactcACTTTGCTAACCCGAAATCCTAGTCCAAATTTCCTATTCCTGATTTGGAGTTCTGGGGATCTTTCCCTTTCCCTGGCCGCATCAAGATAAAGCCCATTTTTTCCACACAGCCTCAATGTATGGTCACTGAAGAAAGGTACCTGAAGTCacaaaaaacaaaaccaaaagaTCATtggtttataatatattatatgttacatttaaattatattatatcacaACTAAGCACAAATCATACTCTTGGATTTGGCTGGGGTGGTGCCTGTACAAGTTCATCCCTCATTATCGATTTGGAAAAAACAATAGGTGCACTGCCAGGACGGCAGGACCACCATTAGAGCCACCCGAACCCCCGGGATCAGAAGTAGCACCATCCCCACCAGGACCATAGCTCTTTTTACCTCCAAAATCATGACTTGCACCAACGCTCAATGTACGACTACCACCAGCATAGCAGTCTCTGGGAAGCCCTCTTTCAACTCCCACTTGCTAcagaaaaatcaaataataacaATAGAATAAATACAAGATGAGCCTAAAAACGTGAAGAGATGCAAGAAAGGATGCAAAACGAACACCAAATTCTGGATAGAAGTGAaaagagaaaaacaaaaaatacactgcataaaatttataaacctAAAACTCACTTTGCTCAATGTACGACTACCACCAGCATAGGAGCCTCTGGGAAGCGCTGTTTTAACTCCCACTTGCTACAGAAAATCAAATGATAACCATAAAATATTACAAGATGACCCTAACAACGCGAAAAGATGCAAGAAAATATGCAAAAAGAACACCAAATTCTGGATAGaagtaaaaaaaagaaaaactagAAAAACActacataaaaattataaaactaaaactCACTTTGCTAACCTGAAATCCAAGTCCAAATTTCCTATTCCTGATTTGGAGTTCTAGGGATCTTTCCCTTTTCCTGGCCGCATCAAGATAAAGCCCATTTTTTCCACACAGCCTCAATGTGTGGTCACTGAAGAAAGGTACCTGAAGtcacaaaaaataaaaccaaaagaTCATtggtttataataaattatatgttacatataaattatatcacaAATAAGCACAAATCATACTCTTGGATTTGGCTGGGGTGGTGCCTGTACAAGTTCATCCCTCATTATCGATTTGGAAAAAACAATAGGTGCACTGCCAGGACCACCATTAGAGCCACCCGAACCCCCGGGATCAGAAGTAGCACCATCCCCACCAGGACCATAGCTCTTTTTACCTCCAAAATCATGACTTGCACCAACGCTCAATGTACGACTACCACCAGCATAGCAGTCTCTGGGAAGCCCTCTTTCAACTCCCACTTGCTAcagaaaaatcaaataataacaATAGAATAAATACAAGATGAGCCTAAAAACGTGAAGAGATGCAAGAAAGGATGCAAAACGAACACCAAATTCTGGATAGAAGTGAaaagagaaaaacaaaaaatacactgcataaaatttataaacctAAAACTCACTTTGCTCAATGTACGACTACCACCAGCATAGGAGCCTCTGGGAAGCGCTGTTTTA is a window from the Daucus carota subsp. sativus chromosome 8, DH1 v3.0, whole genome shotgun sequence genome containing:
- the LOC108197369 gene encoding uncharacterized protein LOC108197369 isoform X2, translating into MTLFPNRFLMLLIRSNDFIPKSITRNGHAEAPLQPNPRVPEWERSSKLQIKNRKFGLGFGVSKQVGVERGLPRDSYAGGSRTLSVGTTQDFGGHKSYGPGGDGAISDPGGSGGSNGGPGSAPIVIPKSIMRDELVQAPPQPNPRVPFFSDHTLRLCGKNGLYLDAARKRERSPELQIKNRKFGLGFRVSKQVGVKTALPRGSYAGGSRTLSKQVGVERGLPRDCYAGGSRTLSVGASHDFGGKKSYGPGGDGATSDPGGSGGSNGGPGSAPIVFSKSIMRDELVQAPPQPNPRVPFFSDHTLRLCGKNGLYLDAARKRERSLELQIRNRKFGLGFQQVGVKTALPRGSYAGGSRTLSKQVGVKRALPRDSYAGGSRTLSEQVGVERGLPRDCYAGGSRTLSVGASHDFEGHKSYGPGADGGGCGADADADGGGCGAEQQ
- the LOC108197369 gene encoding uncharacterized protein LOC108197369 isoform X1, translated to MTLFPNRFLMLLIRSNDFIPKSITRNGHAEAPLQPNPRVPEWERSSKLQIKNRKFGLGFGVSKQVGVERGLPRDSYAGGSRTLSVGTTQDFGGHKSYGPGGDGAISDPGGSGGSNGGPGSAPIVIPKSIMRDELVQAPPQPNPRVPFFSDHTLRLCGKNGLYLDAARKRERSPELQIKNRKFGLGFRVSKQVGVKTALPRGSYAGGSRTLSKQVGVERGLPRDCYAGGSRTLSVGASHDFGGKKSYGPGGDGATSDPGGSGGSNGGPGSAPIVFSKSIMRDELVQAPPQPNPRVPFFSDHTLRLCGKNGLYLDAARKRERSLELQIRNRKFGLGFQVSKQVGVKTALPRGSYAGGSRTLSKQVGVKRALPRDSYAGGSRTLSEQVGVERGLPRDCYAGGSRTLSVGASHDFEGHKSYGPGADGGGCGADADADGGGCGAEQQ
- the LOC108197369 gene encoding uncharacterized protein LOC108197369 isoform X4, which gives rise to MTLFPNRFLMLLIRSNDFIPKSITRNGHAEAPLQPNPRVPEWERSSKLQIKNRKFGLGFGVSKQVGVERGLPRDSYAGGSRTLSVGTTQDFGGHKSYGPGGDGAISDPGGSGGSNGGPGSAPIVIPKSIMRDELVQAPPQPNPRVPFFSDHTLRLCGKNGLYLDAARKRERSPELQIKNRKFGLGFRVSKQVGVKTALPRGSYAGGSRTLSKQVGVERGLPRDCYAGGSRTLSVGASHDFGGKKSYGPGGDGATSDPGGSGGSNGGPGSAPIVFSKSIMRDELVQAPPQPNPRVPFFSDHTLRLCGKNGLYLDAARKRERSLELQIRNRKFGLGFQQVGVKTALPRGSYAGGSRTLSKQVGVERGLPRDCYAGGSRTLSVGASHDFGGKKSYGPGGDGATSDPGGSGGSNGGPAVLAVHLLFFPNR
- the LOC108197369 gene encoding uncharacterized protein LOC108197369 isoform X3, which translates into the protein MTLFPNRFLMLLIRSNDFIPKSITRNGHAEAPLQPNPRVPEWERSSKLQIKNRKFGLGFGVSKQVGVERGLPRDSYAGGSRTLSVGTTQDFGGHKSYGPGGDGAISDPGGSGGSNGGPGSAPIVIPKSIMRDELVQAPPQPNPRVPFFSDHTLRLCGKNGLYLDAARKRERSPELQIKNRKFGLGFRVSKQVGVKTALPRGSYAGGSRTLSKQVGVERGLPRDCYAGGSRTLSVGASHDFGGKKSYGPGGDGATSDPGGSGGSNGGPGSAPIVFSKSIMRDELVQAPPQPNPRVPFFSDHTLRLCGKNGLYLDAARKRERSLELQIRNRKFGLGFQVSKQVGVKTALPRGSYAGGSRTLSKQVGVERGLPRDCYAGGSRTLSVGASHDFGGKKSYGPGGDGATSDPGGSGGSNGGPAVLAVHLLFFPNR